In Rhodococcus sp. OK302, one genomic interval encodes:
- a CDS encoding Lrp/AsnC family transcriptional regulator, which produces MSKNEDLDSVDWKILAELQKDASITNKVLADRVGLATSSCHERVRRLRANGTISGIHAVVDPSAVGRSMQAIIAVQLRPHRRDLVDRFTADALALPETLALFNVSGPEDFFLHVAVRDSAHLQRVLIDHLAAHPEVWHAQTHLIYGKAVTAPIRPDR; this is translated from the coding sequence ATGTCGAAGAATGAAGATTTGGATTCGGTGGACTGGAAGATTCTGGCCGAATTACAGAAGGATGCGTCGATCACCAACAAGGTACTGGCCGACCGAGTCGGGCTGGCGACGTCGTCATGTCACGAACGTGTGCGACGTCTGCGAGCAAACGGGACGATCAGTGGGATCCATGCCGTCGTCGATCCGTCGGCCGTTGGTCGGTCGATGCAGGCGATCATTGCTGTGCAACTGCGTCCGCACCGACGCGACCTGGTGGACCGCTTCACCGCCGACGCCCTCGCATTGCCGGAAACTCTTGCACTGTTCAATGTCTCGGGGCCCGAGGACTTCTTCCTCCATGTCGCGGTTCGCGACAGCGCACACCTGCAGCGAGTGCTGATCGACCATCTTGCTGCTCACCCCGAGGTGTGGCACGCACAAACCCATCTCATCTACGGCAAAGCCGTCACGGCGCCCATCCGTCCGGATCGGTAG